A genome region from bacterium includes the following:
- a CDS encoding glycosyltransferase family 39 protein, whose amino-acid sequence MKKDIAIIVSIVILGATMYALTLRGSHGNPAANQFKNNWDLPTRAFELSPERGRYVHVVSMAEHGTFELTKEWADVAYPDVGVYNGEYYSFFAPGVAYFTLPFYFWGSKYGLGQVSTFAAESLVSIITLIFIFLIARRIFKLPRAISYFTVIMYAFGSTSWSYAITLYQNAFTACFMVTSFYAVWRFSQNNSRYSWLYAAYAWLAYALAIFVDYPNALLMLPIMFYLAYSTFRIKKVQEGISVSVRWAGIVSALAFVAVTGLHFLHNAHYYGGWNNVAGTLPNYRQITATTTPRLPTIVASTSTQVARVLEETRAGAPVSVKEKTLTASFFEKNIPNGFYVLLFSDERGLLYFTPIFIISFFGIAYALRRKEEHTAIYIVPISLIALNLFLYASWGDPWGGWAYGPRYLIPSMTWLSLFAGVALFERQSSAMQKILAFNLFLYSSAVALLGALTTNAIPTKSEALNLPIKTFNFLKNIPLLQEGKSGSFMYKTYFVEHISLVDYFLFIYITIAVIAAITLIVSHYHHE is encoded by the coding sequence ATGAAAAAAGACATTGCTATTATTGTTTCTATTGTCATATTGGGCGCTACGATGTATGCGCTTACGTTGCGTGGTTCACACGGGAATCCTGCCGCAAATCAATTCAAGAATAATTGGGACTTACCGACTCGCGCTTTTGAACTTTCACCGGAGCGTGGGCGATATGTGCATGTCGTGAGTATGGCAGAGCATGGAACATTTGAACTTACCAAGGAATGGGCGGATGTCGCGTATCCCGATGTCGGTGTTTATAATGGTGAATATTATAGCTTCTTTGCACCGGGCGTCGCGTATTTTACATTACCGTTCTATTTTTGGGGAAGCAAATACGGATTGGGTCAAGTTTCTACGTTTGCCGCGGAATCGTTGGTAAGCATTATCACGTTGATATTTATTTTTTTGATTGCACGGCGAATATTTAAACTTCCACGGGCGATATCTTATTTTACTGTTATTATGTATGCATTTGGCTCAACATCGTGGAGTTACGCAATAACGCTTTATCAAAATGCTTTCACGGCATGCTTTATGGTGACTTCGTTTTATGCCGTCTGGCGATTTTCTCAAAATAATTCTCGATATTCATGGCTCTATGCGGCGTATGCATGGCTTGCCTATGCGCTCGCTATTTTTGTTGACTATCCAAACGCGCTTTTGATGCTTCCGATAATGTTTTATCTTGCATATTCAACATTTAGAATAAAAAAAGTGCAGGAGGGGATCAGTGTATCCGTTCGATGGGCGGGGATTGTTTCTGCACTCGCATTTGTGGCGGTCACCGGACTTCATTTTTTGCATAACGCTCATTATTATGGGGGTTGGAATAATGTTGCGGGGACATTGCCAAACTATAGACAAATAACGGCAACCACCACGCCACGTTTGCCCACGATTGTTGCCAGTACCTCAACTCAAGTCGCACGTGTTCTGGAAGAGACCCGCGCAGGTGCTCCGGTGTCGGTGAAAGAAAAAACTCTCACAGCTTCTTTTTTTGAGAAAAACATCCCCAACGGTTTTTATGTGCTTTTATTTTCTGATGAACGCGGGCTTTTGTATTTCACACCAATATTCATAATTTCATTTTTTGGAATCGCGTATGCTCTCCGAAGAAAGGAAGAACACACCGCAATATACATTGTTCCGATATCGTTGATCGCATTAAACCTATTTCTCTATGCCTCATGGGGTGATCCATGGGGTGGTTGGGCGTATGGGCCAAGGTATCTCATTCCCTCGATGACATGGCTTTCGCTTTTTGCCGGAGTGGCGCTTTTTGAACGGCAGTCATCGGCGATGCAAAAAATTCTTGCGTTTAATCTTTTTCTATACTCATCCGCCGTCGCACTCTTGGGGGCACTCACTACAAACGCGATTCCCACCAAATCAGAGGCTTTGAACTTACCGATTAAAACATTTAATTTTCTCAAAAACATCCCCTTACTTCAGGAGGGGAAAAGCGGTAGTTTCATGTATAAAACATATTTTGTGGAGCACATATCTCTTGTTGATTATTTTCTTTTCATATACATAACGATTGCTGTTATTGCCGCAATAACGCTCATTGTTTCCCACTACCACCATGAATAG
- a CDS encoding glycosyltransferase, which yields MNNKTKKPTLAIGIPAYNEEHTILPLLKSLLSQHDKVFLLKEIIVASDGSTDHTVSRASSTGDARVTVLHDRDRLGKPARINQIFNHINTDIVVLFDADIDVHSQNLLEELLTPMIHNITTQAVFGSADILPPKNLIQKIVTVGWDMWEDLKKNTPNAELYNCQGTIRAFRRELYKTMRFPNASADDAFPFLYCKKHNHRIAFAPNATVFYSQPSSYIDYVKQMIRFHGSERIQQQNFDKGFVSQFYVIKTHHRLKTLLRFWVKNPIEVLAYVLFLVIPKTVSLFHVREAMTPLWNIAVSTKKH from the coding sequence ATGAACAATAAAACCAAAAAACCCACACTTGCCATAGGGATTCCTGCTTATAACGAAGAGCACACCATCCTTCCTCTTCTCAAATCGTTACTTAGTCAACACGACAAGGTATTTCTGTTGAAAGAAATTATAGTCGCCTCTGATGGTTCTACAGATCATACGGTTTCAAGAGCATCATCTACGGGAGATGCTCGCGTGACGGTTCTTCATGATAGAGATAGACTTGGAAAACCTGCCAGAATCAATCAAATATTCAATCATATAAACACAGATATTGTCGTACTGTTTGATGCAGATATTGATGTCCATTCTCAAAATCTCTTGGAAGAGCTCCTTACGCCAATGATACATAATATTACCACTCAAGCTGTGTTTGGATCTGCCGATATTTTGCCACCGAAAAATTTAATCCAAAAAATAGTTACGGTGGGTTGGGATATGTGGGAAGATCTAAAAAAGAATACGCCCAACGCAGAACTTTATAATTGCCAAGGAACGATCCGTGCGTTTCGAAGAGAATTATATAAAACAATGAGATTCCCCAACGCAAGCGCGGACGATGCGTTTCCGTTTCTCTACTGTAAAAAGCATAATCACCGTATAGCATTTGCGCCCAATGCGACCGTTTTTTATTCACAACCTTCTTCGTATATTGACTATGTAAAACAAATGATCAGATTTCATGGATCAGAACGGATCCAACAGCAAAATTTTGACAAGGGATTTGTTAGTCAATTTTACGTTATTAAAACTCACCATAGGTTAAAAACACTTTTACGATTTTGGGTAAAGAACCCAATCGAAGTGCTTGCGTATGTTTTATTTTTGGTAATACCAAAGACCGTATCACTTTTTCACGTCAGAGAAGCGATGACTCCACTGTGGAACATTGCTGTTTCCACCAAGAAACATTGA